A window of Candidatus Latescibacterota bacterium genomic DNA:
CACCAAAAATATATAATGCCTGCCCGATCTTCCCGTCCAGCTCGCGGAATTCAAAACGGGTAACTCCGGCAGGCCGTGTATCGATGACACCGAAAAACTGATGCCCACTTGAGACAGCCCCCCCAGTGTACAGGGAATCGTCAAGGAGTATCCCTACTTTGGCACCGTAGAACCCCGTGATATAGCCCCCGACACCCTGAAGAGTCCTCATGTGAGGTTCCAGGGTCCCGGTGAATCCATCGTGGTACAGGCAATGATCCGGAGGATTGTCGATGTCACACTGGTCCGGCGTTCCTGTGGCGGATCCATGTAGAGGGTCGAATATCCCCCACAGTCCGGTCCGCGCTGGTCCCGGCCCTGTCGTGATCTCGTGAAAGTCAGGAGAACCGGAATGGTTGGACTCCCACAGGATCCCCTGGCTGGACACTGACGGAGCGGTATCTGGAGAACGAGCGATGGACCATGCTGCATCGTCCTCGAAACCCTCCTGAAAATTACTGAACCCATACTCGGCTGCTTTCGCCAGAAAGGCGGATTCGTTCCAGCAGACAAAGACATCGGGTCCACCGTTGCAGGCGGTCAATGTGACGATCGCCTCCGAGGAGACCGAACCGAAAACTGCGCGGTAGACGAAGCTGTCGAACCCGTCAAATGTAACGCCCGGCGTATATATAAACGATCCATCGGAATTCAAACTGA
This region includes:
- a CDS encoding T9SS type A sorting domain-containing protein, with the translated sequence MLHSKSRDYSKYIIIAGILALFSAGTLQAQVLTAYDDEFGIPFGISLEVDVFGILDNDILDGESAGESGATAELVSDVFHGTLSLNSDGSFIYTPGVTFDGFDSFVYRAVFGSVSSEAIVTLTACNGGPDVFVCWNESAFLAKAAEYGFSNFQEGFEDDAAWSIARSPDTAPSVSSQGILWESNHSGSPDFHEITTGPGPARTGLWGIFDPLHGSATGTPDQCDIDNPPDHCLYHDGFTGTLEPHMRTLQGVGGYITGFYGAKVGILLDDSLYTGGAVSSGHQFFGVIDTRPAGVTRFEFRELDGKIGQALYIFGDDFTILTTIQTAAGDELAQPNAFVLHQNVPNPFNPATTIRFDLPQAAHVSLCVYNVKGELVSTIVDRQMTEGRKEINWMASGNAARSISSGIYFYRLVAGDYVQTRKMVLLR